In a genomic window of Polyodon spathula isolate WHYD16114869_AA chromosome 21, ASM1765450v1, whole genome shotgun sequence:
- the lpcat2 gene encoding lysophosphatidylcholine acyltransferase 2 yields MPQRIFALPRQESLFLPAVINPFVQEEVQLTTADKIRLALVGSILVPMRVLCLTVLLVLSWPLAAIATLCSPTKGTSQPIKGWRRYLGHAVVSCVGRAFFFFMGFRVTVKGKRVSSKEAPILAVAPHSSFFDGIVCVVAGLPSTVSRSENLATPVFGRFLRCLQPVLVSRLDPDSRKNTILEINRRAKSCGEWPQVLIFPEGTCTNRSCLITFKQGAFIPGVPVQPVLLRYPNSRDTVTWTWQGYKAREVLLLTLSQLYTNVEVEFLPPHVPTEQEKQDPPLFAHRVRDTMAMALGVPVTDHTYEDCRLMISAGELTLPMEAGLVEFTKISRKLNLKLDNIKKELEGFAAIANESKGGRIGIEEFAKFLKLPISPALNELFTLFDRNGDGTIDFREYVIGLTVLCRPANTVSTIQMLFKLFDVDDDGRISQEEFTSLLRSSLGVPDLDVTKLFQDIDADGSGKITYTEFEDFALKHPEYGKLFTTYLELQRHHALRSGDMDPAAAPPTNTVSPEAEDSASDKKED; encoded by the exons ATGCCGCAGAGGATATTTGCTTTGCCGAGGCAGGAATCCCTGTTCCTCCCGGCGGTGATTAATCCCTTCGTGCAAGAAGAAGTCCAGTTGACAACGGCGGACAAAAtcaga CTGGCCTTGGTTGGTTCAATACTGGTTCCCATGCGAGTGCTGTGCCTTACTGTTCTCCTTGTGCTGTCCTGGCCCTTGGCAGCCATTGCCACTCTGTGCAGTCCCACCAAAGGAACCAGCCAGCCCATTAAAGGATGGAGAAG GTATCTGGGGCACGCTGTGGTGAGCTGTGTCGGTCGTGCCTTCTTCTTCTTCATGGGCTTCAGAGTGACAGTGAAGGGGAAGAGGGTGAGCAGTAAAGAGGCCCCCATTCTCGCTGTGGCCCCTCATTCCAGCTTCTTCGATGGGATCGTCTGTGTTGTTGCTGGGCTTCCCTCAACCGTGTCTCGTTCAGAAAATTTAGCCACTCCCGTTTTTGGCA GGTTCCTGCGCTGTCTTCAGCCTGTGTTGGTGTCTCGTCTCGATCCTGATTCTCGAAAGAATACGATTCTAGAGATCAATAGACGAGCCAAGTCATGTGGAGAATGGCCTCAG gtgtTGATTTTTCCTGAAGGGACCTGCACAAATCGTTCTTGTCTCATCACTTTTAAGCAAG GTGCCTTTATACCTGGAGTACCAGTGCAGCCAGTGTTGCTCAGATATCCAAACAGCCGC GACACAGTGACCTGGACCTGGCAAGGATACAAAGC gAGAGAAGTCTTGTTACTGACGCTGAGCCAGTTGTATACAAACGTGGAGGTCGAG TTTCTACCTCCGCACGTTCCCACTGAACAAGAGAAGCAGGACCCTCCCCTGTTTGCACACAGAGTCAGGGACACAATGGCCAT GGCCCTGGGAGTGCCTGTTACAGACCACACTTACGAAGACTGCCGGCTCATGATTTCTGCAGGAGAGTTGACCCTGCCGATGGAAGCAGGATTAGTGGAATTCACCAAGATCAGCAGGAAGCTGAA ctTGAAATTGGATAACATCAAGAAAGAGCTGGAGGGCTTTGCAGCAATCGCAAATGAATCTAAAGGTGGACGAATCGGGATTGAAGAATTTGCCAAGTTCCTTAAGCTGCCCATTAGTCCAGCTCTGAATGAGCTTTTCACACTGTTCGACAGG AATGGAGATGGCACAATAGACTTCAGGGAATATGTGATTGGTCTAACCGTCCTGTGTAGACCTGCCAACACAGTGAGCACGATCCAGATGTTATTTAAG CTCTTTGACGTGGACGACGACGGGAGAATATCACAGGAGGAGTTCACCTCCCTGCTACGCTCCTCGCTGGGGGTGCCTGACCTGGACGTCACAAAGCTCTTCCAAGACATAGACGCAGACGGCTCGGGAAAGATTACGTACA CTGAGTTTGAAGACTTTGCTCTGAAGCACCCGGAGTACGGCAAGTTATTTACGACTTACCTCGAGCTGCAGAGGCACCACGCACTGCGCTCTGGGGACATGGACCCAGCGGCAGCACCTCCCACTAATACAGTCAGCCCTGAAGCGGAGGACAGTGCCTCGGACAAGAAGGAAGACTGA